A portion of the Oncorhynchus gorbuscha isolate QuinsamMale2020 ecotype Even-year linkage group LG19, OgorEven_v1.0, whole genome shotgun sequence genome contains these proteins:
- the LOC124006303 gene encoding olfactory receptor 2AT4-like, translated as MSAGNHSFVTEFVIVGFPGLQPEFYGLASTVLFLVYFCTAVGNVVILVLFATDRDLHKPMYFVILHLVVSDILFSTTTLPKIIARYWFQAGAISFTGCFVQMYLVHYFGTVNSYILFIMALDRYVSICFPLRYPMIIKNSTIHILSTTAWIVAKAGPLMMVIRAYPLPYCDSNKIMQCYCDHIAITTLACTDRVPYSFPAFVLAMVVLLGPLAFIIFSYCSIIVAVVQIASPQGRLKTLSTCSGQLIIIALYFLPRCFIYLASNIGIRFSTDLRIVIIMLYSLLPPMINPLIYSFKTKYIKQSLMKRFKKSTDPQKESVPAVS; from the coding sequence ATGTCAGCTGGGAATCACAGCTTTGTGACAGAGTTTGTCATCGTTGGGTTCCCTGGACTTCAGCCAGAGTTCTATGGTCTTGCCTCAACTGTATTATTCTTGGTGTATTTTTGCACTGCAGTAGGAAATGTTGTTATTCTTGTATTGTTCGCAACAGACCGGGATCTCCACAAACCCAtgtattttgttattttacaTCTGGTTGTTTCTGATATTCTCTTCAGCACCACCACATTACCAAAGATTATTGCCAGGTATTGGTTTCAAGCAGGGGCCATTTCATTCACAGGTTGTTTTGTCCAGATGTACTTAGTGCACTATTTTGGAACTGTAAATTCATATATTCTATTTATAATGGCTTTAGACCGATATGTTTCAATCTGTTTTCCGCTCAGATATCCAATGATTATCAAAAACTCCACTATTCATATTCTCAGTACCACTGCTTGGATTGTTGCGAAAGCCGGCCCATTGATGATGGTAATTAGGGCCTATCCTCTTCCTTACTGTGACTCAAACAAAATCATGCAGTGCTACTGTGATCATATCGCTATAACAACGCTTGCATGCACTGATAGGGTTCCTTATAGTTTTCCTGCTTTTGTTTTAGCAATGGTGGTATTACTGGGACCTCTTGCTTTCATTATTTTCTCATATTGCTCTATTATTGTGGCAGTTGTTCAGATTGCGAGCCCCCAAGGCCGCCTCAAAACCCTTTCTACCTGCAGTGGTCAGCTGATCATCATTGCCCTGTATTTTCTACCCAGGTGTTTTATTTATCTGGCCAGTAATATCGGCATTAGATTCAGCACTGATTTACGTATTGTTATTATCATGTTGTATAGCCTGCTCCCTCCCATGATCAATCCACTGATTTACAGTTTCAAAACCAAATATATAAAACAGAGCTTGATGAAAAGATTCAAAAAATCGACTGATCCACAGAAGGAGAGTGTCCCTGCTGTATCTTGA
- the LOC124004952 gene encoding olfactory receptor 2AT4-like, whose product MSAGNHSFVTEFVIVGFPGLQPEFYGLASTVLFLVYFCTAVGNVVILVLFATDRDLHKPMYFVILHLVVSDILFSTTTLPKIIARYWFQAGAISFTGCFVQMYLVHYFGTVNSYILFIMALDRYVSICFPLRYPMIIKNSTIHILSATAWIVAKACPLMMVIRAYPLPYCDSNKIMQCYCDHIAITTLACTDRVPYSFPAFVFAMLALLGPLAFIIFSYCSIIVAVVQIASSQGRLKTLSTCSGQLIIIALYYLPRCFIYLASNIGIRFNTDLRIVIIMLYSLLPPMINPLIYCFKTKHIKTSLMKRFKKSIAPQKDHVFAVSQ is encoded by the coding sequence ATGTCAGCTGGGAATCACAGCTTTGTGACAGAGTTTGTCATCGTTGGGTTCCCTGGACTTCAGCCAGAGTTCTATGGTCTTGCCTCAACTGTATTATTCTTGGTGTATTTTTGCACTGCAGTAGGAAATGTTGTTATTCTTGTATTGTTCGCAACAGACCGGGATCTCCACAAACCCAtgtattttgttattttacaTCTGGTTGTTTCTGATATTCTCTTCAGCACCACCACATTACCAAAGATTATTGCCAGGTATTGGTTTCAAGCAGGGGCCATTTCATTCACAGGTTGTTTTGTCCAGATGTACTTAGTGCACTATTTTGGAACTGTAAATTCATATATTCTATTTATAATGGCTTTAGACCGATATGTTTCGATCTGTTTTCCGCTCAGATATCCAATGATTATCAAAAACTCCACTATTCATATTCTCAGTGCCACTGCTTGGATTGTTGCGAAAGCCTGCCCATTGATGATGGTAATTAGGGCCTATCCTCTTCCTTACTGTGACTCAAACAAAATCATGCAGTGCTACTGTGATCATATCGCTATAACAACGCTTGCATGCACTGATAGGGTTCCTTATAGTTTTCCTGCTTTTGTCTTTGCCATGCTGGCATTACTGGGACCTCTTGCTTTTATTATATTCTCATATTGCTCTATTATTGTGGCAGTTGTTCAGATTGCGAGCTCCCAAGGCCGCCTCAAAACCCTTTCTACCTGCAGTGGTCAGCTGATCATCATTGCCCTGTATTATCTACCCAGGTGTTTTATTTATCTGGCCAGTAATATCGGCATTAGATTCAACACTGATTTACGTATTGTTATTATCATGTTGTATAGCCTGCTCCCTCCCATGATCAATCCACTGATATACTGTTTCAAGACAAAACATATAAAAACAAGCCTTATGAAAAGATTCAAGAAGTCAATTGCTCCACAGAAAGATCATGTATTTGCTGTCAGCCAATGA
- the LOC124006360 gene encoding olfactory receptor 2AT4-like encodes MSAGNHSFVTEFVIVGFPGLQPEFYGLASTVLFLVYCCILIGNVVVIILFATHNVLHKPMYFIILNLVVSDVLFSTTTLPKIIARYWFQAGAISFFGCFLQMYLVHYFGSVTSLLLLIMALDRYVSICFPLRYPMIIKNSTIHILNVSAWVLAHFPSLSLVIRAYPLPYCDSNKIMQCYCDHIAITTLACTDRVPYSFPAFVVAMVVLLGPLAFIIFSYCSIIVAVVQIASSQGRLKTLSTCSGQLIIIALYFLPRCFIYLASNIGIRFSTDLRIVVIMLYSLLPPMINPLIYCLRTNEIKQIMIKRFRRIQVHVQ; translated from the coding sequence ATGTCAGCTGGGAATCACAGCTTTGTGACAGAGTTTGTCATCGTTGGGTTCCCTGGACTTCAGCCAGAGTTCTACGGTCTTGCCTCAACTGTATTATTCCTCGTTTATTGCTGCATTTTAATAGGAAATGTTGTTGTTATTATCTTGTTCGCAACTCATAACGTTCTCCATAAACCCATGTATTTTATCATTTTGAATCTGGTTGTGTCTGACGTGCTATTCAGCACCACCACTTTACCAAAGATTATTGCCAGATATTGGTTTCAGGCAGGAGCAATTTCTTTCTTTGGttgttttttgcaaatgtactTAGTTCACTATTTTGGATCCGTAACTAGCCTTCTCCTATTGATAATGGCTTTAGACCGATACGTGTCAATCTGTTTCCCGCTCAGATACCCAATGATTATCAAAAACTCCACTATTCATATACTCAATGTCTCTGCGTGGGTTCTGGCACattttccctctctttcactgGTAATTAGGGCCTATCCTCTTCCTTACTGTGACTCAAACAAAATCATGCAGTGCTACTGTGATCATATCGCTATAACAACGCTTGCATGCACTGATAGGGTTCCTTATAGTTTCCCTGCTTTTGTTGTTGCAATGGTGGTATTACTGGGACCTCTTGCTTTTATTATATTCTCATATTGCTCTATTATTGTGGCAGTTGTTCAGATTGCGAGCTCCCAAGGCCGCCTCAAAACCCTTTCTACCTGCAGTGGTCAGCTGATCATCATTGCCCTGTATTTTCTCCCCAGGTGTTTTATTTATCTGGCCAGTAATATCGGCATTAGATTCAGCACTGATTTACGTATTGTTGTTATCATGTTGTATAGCCTGCTCCCTCCCATGATCAATCCACTGATATACTGTCTAAGAACTAATGAAATAAAACAGATAATGATCAAGCGATTTAGACGAATACAAGTGCACGTTCAATAA
- the LOC124004824 gene encoding sarcolipin-like has protein sequence MDQSVQELFLNFTVVLITVLLMWILVKTYQA, from the coding sequence ATGGACCAGTCTGTGCAGGAGCTGTTTCTGAACTTCACAGTAGTCTTGATCACTGTGCTGCTCATGTGGATCCTAGTCAAGACCTACCAGGCCTGA